The Eurosta solidaginis isolate ZX-2024a chromosome 4, ASM4086904v1, whole genome shotgun sequence genome includes a window with the following:
- the LOC137248467 gene encoding UPF0729 protein GD16342, protein MVCVPCFIIPILLYVWHRFFQPIVLPIIQRYWNPWEKKDAQGNVIKNEPEFPFECKGGSCPFTGTKNKTLANGGSEKSADTAAAVPDVLAQTKKDD, encoded by the coding sequence ATGGTTTGTGTGCCGTGTTTCATCATTCCAATCCTGCTCTATGTGTGGCATCGATTCTTCCAGCCTATTGTATTGCCAATTATACAGCGTTACTGGAATCCTTGGGAGAAAAAAGATGCTCAAGGTAATGTAATAAAGAATGAACCAGAATTTCCATTCGAATGCAAAGGTGGCAGTTGCCCATTTACTGGAACCAAAAACAAAACTTTAGCCAATGGAGGAAGTGAAAAATCAGCTGACACGGCTGCTGCTGTTCCAGATGTTTTAGCACAAACAAAGAAAGACGATTAA